The DNA window taCCATTAATTTGAAGCATCAATTTTGAACAAACCAAGATGGACGCTTCCTGGCTCTTTCAATGATCCGCTTGCCTTCATctttttctgtgggtttttctccttcataAAGGACAACAGTCTCTACAGTTGGAGCATTAAATGGTCGTCCTTCTTTCTTGTATATTTCCATCCGTATCAGTCGAGTTTCTTCTTTGACCTTTGCATAACAATAGCCACAAAGGACATGTTTCTGCTTCAAGTTTCCACATTCAGGACAAACATCTATGTTCCTCTAAAATGACAgtggaaaacaggaaatttgaaaagcagcaaaaaaagaaacagggaaatactacaaataaaaatgctagAGAAATTCACCTACCATTTCAAAATGTGTTCCTCTACATAACTTTTCTGTACTGTGTCACTATGTCAAATGCTTACTACTAAGAACAGCCTCTAAATTCAGTATCTAAGTCATTATGCCTAATTATGTTTAGAAGACTAAAGAGCTATGGACTCAATTAGATGCACAGAAAATGTAGGCCTTTTCCATCTACATTATCTGTTCAGCCAAAATTCACAATTTGTTGGCTTGCACCTCGAGTGTCACTGTTTATTTAACCTCAGACTACTGTCACACATGATGAATTAGAAAAGATTTACAAAGGATTTTAAAGATTACAGTATCTTTTAAGTGTATTGATTTATAAACAAACTCCAGAGAGCTTTTACAGTCAGCACTTCCCTCTGCAATGATTCTCCAAAAGAAGGGCTTTGCTGCTTACCTTTATTTCTATGAGCTTGCTGGGATGCCTCCGCCTGCAGCGGTTCACCTCGATCGTGCGCCTCTGCTTGGGCGCCGCCATCCACATCACGCTCTCCAGCAGGCTTGGCGCCTCGGTGCTGCTCTCGCCGGTGTCATTGATCCCTTGTGGAATAAGAGCCGGACCTTGCACAGCTAGTGCTGGTcctgcaggagaaaggaaaggaggggcGTGATTGTCCCACTCTACTCTGTACTGgtgcagcctgtccttgaatactgtgtgcagttttgggcaccacaacATAAGAAGGATATAAAGGTCTTATAGAGCATTCAAAGGAGGGACacgaggatggtgaagggcctggaggggaagccatacaagcagcagctgaggttATTTcatctgttcagcctggaggagattGAGAGGAGACCTCATCgcagtctacaacttcctcatgaggggaaggtcagaggggcaggcactgatctcttctctgtggtgagaGGACCCAAGAGCATGGCATGAAGCTGAGCCAAGGGAGATTTAGGTCAGATAGGGAAGTGGTCACAACTCCCAAGCCTGACAGAATTCAGGAAGTGTTTGCACAACGCTCtcgggcacatggtgtgactaTTGAGGCTGTCCTATGCAGGGCTGAGTTGGACTTGCTGATCCTTGTGTGTCCATTCCAGCTCAGCataatctgtgattctgtgagaaaTTAATTCCTTACAGCCAAGCCCCACTTACATGCGGTCGAGGAAACACGACACCGATGCTGCCGTCACCCCCGAAGCAAGGCCAGAGcggcgcccccgccccgctccctcACAGACCCCAacgccctccctccctccgccCTTCAGAGGTAAAACGAGTCCCTCAGCCGCGACGTCGCCCTCTCACAGAAACAAACAATGgcgttggaagggacctctgagatcatctaCTCCAAACCCTTCTCAaggcaggtgacacaggaacgcGCCCAGTTCCTTCAGCTGGGCAGAGAAGAGGCCGGAACCTACCCCAGGGCGGGCTTTGGCCGCCGAAGACACCCGGCCAGAGGCCGCACTCCAGCcgcccccagcagcactggaacagaGCGCGAAGCCGCGGTAGCGGAGAGCGGACCAGGACCAGCACCGCCATGACCCCACACAGCCCCACCGAGCCCTCGGGGGAGGCGATCCTATTCCTCCTGGACCTTCTGGGAAACCGAGTGCCCTCAGCCTGTCACGACATTGCAGGGAGACAGAACCAGGACTCCAagtcccagcactgctctcGCTACCAGGAGGGCGAGGCGGTGGAGGGCGGTGGAGGACTCAAACTCCCAGCATGCCTCACGGTGCACCTCCGCCAACCGCATCCCGGCACGGTCAGGTAGAAACCACCACTCCGCCAATCAGCGCGCTCACTGTGCCTTCGtgccgggagcgggagcggcgtTCGCGCCTGCGCCGAGTAGCCGGCGCGGGGAGCGCAGGGGCTGATGCCAAAATGGCGGAGCGCGGCTACAGCTTCTCCCTCACCACCTTCAGGTGCCGGGGCAGGGACGGCTGTGGGCTCGTGGGCAGAAGCGGGCGGGCTGCCGGGCCAGCGGGAGAACGGCGCGCAGCCTGAGCGGAGCGGCCTGCCGGCGGCGGCGAACCAGGACCGAGGGGGCGCTTTGCAGAGTCATTGGGCCTGCGAGCGCtggggggcagcgggggctcGACCTGGACAGTCGGGAGGGAGAGGTCCCAGCGGACCTGGGAGTTGTTGCTGTCTTGTGCCGTTGACCTTTTGTATTGTCAGTCAAAAAGCATAGCTGTGTTTTGCTGGTTCCTTTCAGCAGTGAACATCAGTGTCTTGAAAGCTTTTGGAAACCACACATACAATGTAATTTCAATAGAAAGTCATGACACATCCTGAAGATTTTTCCCACTGAATggaaaactttattttgcatCTTCCTTTCTAGTCCTTCTGGAAAGCTTGTTCAGATTGAATATGCTTTGGCTGCAGTAGCTGCCGGAGCTCCATCAGTTGGGATTAAAGGTATGTCCTGATGGATTTCGgattttgtctattttttgGCAGAACTAAAGTTTGGATCATGTACTGGGTCTTTTGTATTGGATCCTTCTTTACCTTTCTTTCTGTTACGTATGTTGTTACTCTTTCAGTGGATTTTCAcatgttttaataaattttatgcttcctgggtttctttttttgggtgattttggagACATTCAGCTGGTagatgtttggttttggggttttttgagtgTTCCTGTCCTTATATATAGaaataacacacacacaaaaaaagctATTTAGATTGCTCAATTATTAATGTTATACAGAATCTTTAGAAATGGGATTATGGGAAATGtatgttcattttaaaaaagaaacaatgtgTTGGGTGTATTCATCAAAGTATCTCTTTAACCTAATTGTAGACTTGAATGGCTTttaaagagagaggaagaaaatttttacaGTTTAATAAGCTCATTCTATGTTTTGACTGGtaattttagtttaatttttaaagactttttttgttcttttccagctgcaaatgGAGTAGTGTTGGCAACTGAGAAGAAGCAGAAATCCATTCTGTATGATGAAAGGAGTGTCCACAAAGTAGAACCAATTACCAAACATATAGGTTTAGTGTATAGTGGTATGGGTCCCGATTACAggtattaaaacattttgtttgatCACCATTTAGATGCATATTCATATAAGAAGTTTAAGTAACAGGTAGCAATTAGCTGTTTCTTTCTCAGTGTATGTCATAATACTATATTGCATTGTAAATGACATTCACTTGAagtttttcttaatatattcATTAACTTGTCAAATAACCTTGTATCTAAAGAATAAAAGCAGTGTAATTCAACcttactttaaatatttcaccAATTACTTGGTTGATAAAGATTGCTCAGCACAATCTTATGTTCTTACATTGATGTTATGCCAGATGTACAACTCCTGAATAGGTATTTATTATTACGAGTTTTCAGGTCTAGTTGGAAGTTTTTTAACATAGTacttttgtctttgttttcagaGTACTTGTGCACAGAGCTCGGAAGCTGGCCCAGCAGTATTACTTGGTTTATCATGAACCCATTCCAACAGCTCAGCTAGTACAGAGAATTGCTTCTGTGATGCAGGAGTACACACAGTCTGGGTATGTACTGGGATTGCAGAGCTGCTTGGAAAGATTATGGTGTTTAAATGTAATGAGTAACAGCTACCCAGTGATTGGGGTTTTTGTAGAAAAGGCAGTTTTTCAGTGGAGAATGTGCACAGAAAGTGTGGCTTCACTTCAGTGGGTGAGAATGGGTCTCCATATCTTGTATACAAACATGTCAGCCAAGGCAGGacacttttggttttgttctgttggATGACTTGTCCTCATTACAGCCCTGGTCTGGGGAGAAGACGAACATATCCAAAATAATAAGAGACCTTTGATGTTCACTGGATAATTTATTACGTTTTGTTTGCCTGTAGTGGTGTTCGTCCCTTTGGTGTATCACTGCTAATATGTGGCTGGAATGAAGGGCGGCCGTATTTATTTCAGTCGGATCCATCTGTAAGTATCTTACACTTGTAAGTTCTGCTGCTCTGATAAAACATGTGAAACTTTGCATGAgcttatgaaatattttctgtgatgagaataaaaatacagagctAGAATGAAAGATAACTTCAGAAGTCAAAATGGGTCATTTCAGTACGTGCTTGGAGCAAGCCTCCATCATTCTGTGCCTACATGTTCTTGTACTGCTTTGAGGGATGGCAGCTGTTTCTGAGGGAGGTCATCCCTTTTCATATCTTCCCACCTAGTTGATAGTGCCAGCAAAAATGGTGTTCTGCAACAGCTACTGGGAAGAAATAAATTGACTGTTTGTACTGCTCCAGACTGGATGGAAGTTAAGCCAAAACCTGTAGCATTGTGAAATGTAATGCACATGCTGTGGTGTTTAATGACAGTGGCTAATTTAAATGAGTTTATTTGCTGGGTTTGCACTGCACTTCAGAAAAACTACCCTTCGATGCACATATGAGGTGCAGTGCTTCAGATGAGAAAATGTGGTCATTGTAGTGATCATGGCAACTTCCAGTGGTTTGAATTACCTGATGCTCCAgtgtaaaaagcaaaatgcagatgCCTTGTTTAAAGCAGTTTGATTGAGGCATAGAACTGCTGGCATTCTTCATGCCAGAGGAGGTAATAGAAGCGATGACTAAATAACTTGGTAGTAGTGAACATAAATCAGATGGCTGATTTGCAACAAGTCACTTACATTACTTTATCTTCAAAAAGAAGAATATGTGGGGTGAGCCTCAGTAAGGATTTGAATATATACTTTCTCAAAGGCAGATGTACTATTTCTGTTTAAGGAATCCCAAATCAAAACTATGCTAATGACTTTCTAAATACATCTTTCAAAGTAATGGGAGGATAAAAATAGTGGGTGCAATACACATTTTGTACAGTTTCATAGCATATGTTTCCACATAAAATTAGTCTCAATATGATCCAAAATTTTCTCCTGTAGTCTCAGAACACTCAGTATCTTCATAATTGCTTCTGTACTTTTTTACTGAGTAATTGAATACATGGTGTTTCACTAAGTTACATAAAACAATTCAGTCAATAGATTATTGCTTTTACAGGGAGCTTATTTTGCCTGGAAAGCAACagcaatgggaaaaaattacGTCAATGGGAAAACATTTCTTGAGAAAAGGTAATGTATTTGATACTTCTCTGAAAGGATACTGTTCTGTTCAGGTTCCATATAATATAgccaggttaaaaaaaatgtacactttttaaattgtaaGAACAAAGTTTAAAATACTTAAGGTGCGATACTTCCAGTGTACTCATTTACATGTGCGCAGGaagtttgatttatttaaacTCTAACTTTTGTGTTTATGTAGAATTACTTGAGCGCAATAAACGTTATATTCAGCATATTTGCAGCAATGTTATATACAGTTTCATTAGGAAAAgcaaggattttttaaaaacaaataacaacTTTGACTATTTATGTCACTATGCTTACAAATAATATTTGAATGAGAAACAAATTTTAGTAGTTTTTGGGATTTTAGAGACTGTAGGATTATTAAAATTTGTAAAGATTTTTGTCCtatactgaaataaatgaatgtCTGTTTACAGATACAATGAAGATTTGGAGCTTGAAGATGCCATTCATACAGCTATCTTAACACTAAAGGttagcaaaatatttaagaaagaagTTTCTTATGTCTTCACTGATAAGATTCActgaactgtattttttctaataGGAGAGCTTTGAAGGGCAAATGACAGAAGACAACATTGAAGTTGGTATCTGTAATGAAGCTGGTTTTAGGAGGCTCACTCCAACTGAGGTTAAGGACTACTTGGCTGCAATAGCGTAGTAGAAACCGAACTAGACTGTGTGGTTCACACAAAGGTCTTTTTAATTTTGGCtacttaaatgtttttctttgcagtttttgCATACTTATTTCTACATGGTTTGTCTGAGAGATTTTTTAAACATCATGGGTGCAAATATAACGGTCCTTGATATTGTAATAGATGGAATCTTGTTAAAGATAATTCTTTCCCTTGATACACAAAATACTGTACAAAATATAAAGTTATAGTGACAGCTTGAAAAAGgttaaagaataaaatcaaaggCCATTGTTTTGGGGGAAGGTGT is part of the Vidua chalybeata isolate OUT-0048 chromosome 1, bVidCha1 merged haplotype, whole genome shotgun sequence genome and encodes:
- the MRPL32 gene encoding 39S ribosomal protein L32, mitochondrial, which codes for MAVLVLVRSPLPRLRALFQCCWGRLECGLWPGVFGGQSPPWGPALAVQGPALIPQGINDTGESSTEAPSLLESVMWMAAPKQRRTIEVNRCRRRHPSKLIEIKRNIDVCPECGNLKQKHVLCGYCYAKVKEETRLIRMEIYKKEGRPFNAPTVETVVLYEGEKPTEKDEGKRIIERARKRPSWFVQN
- the PSMA2 gene encoding proteasome subunit alpha type-2, with amino-acid sequence MAERGYSFSLTTFSPSGKLVQIEYALAAVAAGAPSVGIKAANGVVLATEKKQKSILYDERSVHKVEPITKHIGLVYSGMGPDYRVLVHRARKLAQQYYLVYHEPIPTAQLVQRIASVMQEYTQSGGVRPFGVSLLICGWNEGRPYLFQSDPSGAYFAWKATAMGKNYVNGKTFLEKRYNEDLELEDAIHTAILTLKESFEGQMTEDNIEVGICNEAGFRRLTPTEVKDYLAAIA